In Mycoplasma feriruminatoris, the sequence GATTAAATGGTAATCAAACTGGAGCTATTTTAATTGATTGAAAATTAAGTAATTTAAAACGTTTAAATAAATTACCAAAAAATCCAGCTTTATATTCTAGTTTTGTTACAAGTGATCTTGGTGATAGAATTGCTAGTGAAACTTATAATTCAGTAGTAGTTAAAACTTTAACTGGATTTAAATGAATGGGTCAAGAAATGTTAAAAGAACCTTTAAATGGGTTAAACTTTGTGTTTGCTTATGAAGAAAGTTATGGTTATGTAATTGACGATTCAACTAGAGATAAAGATGGTATTCAAGCATCAATTACAGCTGCTGAAGCTTGTTGATATTATAAAAATCAAAATCTAACTTTAGTTGATTATTTAAACCAATTATATGAAAAGTATGGATATTATTACACAACTACTTTTAATTTAAACTTTAAACCAGAAGAAAAAGATTCTAAAATAGCTCCAATTATGAAGTTATTAAGAACTACAGGAATTAATCAAATTAATAATTTAAAAGTAATTAAAATCGAAGATTATATTAATGGTTTATATAATATGCCATCTGAAGATTTAATAAAAATTTATCTAGAAGATAAATCTTGAATTGCAATAAGACCATCAGGAACTGAACCTAAATTAAAAATTTATTTTGTTATAGTTGATTCTTCATTACAAAAAGCTGAAAATAAAGCTGAAATGATCTATAAAGAATTAAAAACAATTTTAAATATATAAAGGTAATTATGGAAATTAAATTAAATAAATATATTGATCATACACTTTTAAAACCCGATGCAACTAAACAAGAAATTATTAATTTATGTAACCAAGCTATAGAATATGATTTTATGTCAGTTTGCATTAATCCTTGTTGAACTAGTTTTTGTAAAGATTTATTAAAATCAAGTGATGTAAAAATTACAAATGTAATTGGTTTTCCATTAGGAGCTAATAAAACTGAAACTAAAGTTTTTGAAACAAAACAAGCAATTTTAGATGGTGCTGATGAAATTGATATGGTTATTAATATTTCAGCATTAAAAAATAAAGATTATCAATTAGTTTTAGATGATATGATTCAAGTTAAAAAACAAGCTAAAGATCATGTTGTTAAAGCAATTATTGAAACTTGTTTATTAACAAAAGATGAAATTATAAAAGCTTGTGAATTAGTTGTTAAAGCTAATATTGATTTTGTTAAAACTTCAACAGGATTTAGCAAATCTGGAGCTAATATTGATGATGTTAAATTAATGTTTGAAGTTGTTAAAAATAAAGCTAAAGTTAAAGCATCTGGTGGTATTAGAACTTATAGTGATGCAATTAATATGATTAATGCTGGAGCTAGTAGGTTAGGAACTAGTGGATCAGTTGAAATAATGCTAAAACAAGAAAATAAAAACAATTATTAGTAGTAAAAATTATAAATAATAAACCTCATATTCTTGACTAAAATCAAAAATATGAGGTTTTTTTAATTCTTTAATTTACTATTAATTTCAACTTCGAGTTTTTTTAGTGTTTCAAAGATTTCTTCTATTGATGGAATATGCCCATAAAACATATTTTTCATATCTATATAATCTTTTTTAACTTGCTCTATTCTAAAATTATCTGGTATTAGTCTTAATTTTCATCAGGTTTATTACATACAGAGTGTAAAATAAGTGCTTTTTCTCAAAAAGTTCTTTCGGGATTAATTGTTCTTATGGTTGAATATTCTTTAAACACATCTGGATATACTTGAGAAATTAAAGGTTTAATTTTTACGTGTTCAGCAGGAGTTCATTTACCAAGACACCCTATTTCTAGTTTTATTTTGTTAAATAAATAATTTGGTTCAAAAAGTAGAGGATATTTACATAAAACACTATTTGGATCATTTGGATCAATCCAAAATTCTAAATTAAATTCTTTTAGATCTTCATTTAGTACTTTAACAAATTCATCTTTTAAAAAAGTTGTTACTTTTTCATTCATTTCAAGATTAAATTTGTTTTGACCACTTTTTGATCTTTGTATATAAGGTTCATCATCTTGATAGCCAAAAAGCCTTCAATCCAAAATTAAATCAATATCTTCTGAAAATCTTTTAATTAAATTAAAGCATTTCGAAAGTGAAGTTCCTCCTTTAAAAGTAAATGAATTAGATCAACGGTTTTGGTTAAAAATGTAGTCTAATAAGAAACTGATTCAGTAATCTTTTTCAACAACTTCTTCTGATAATTTCATCTTAGTAGCTGCGTTTGTTATTAAAATTCTTAATTCAGAATCAGTTTTTACATAAAATTTATTCATTTTATCCCTCACAAATTTGTTTTATATAATCATAAATTCACACAGTTGTGCGTTTGGATTCATTTAATAAATTTTGTTTTTCATTAGAAGATAAATTATCTCTAATTATACTAATATCTTTTTTAGTTAATTTATCTTTACCAATTTCTTTAATAGCTTGAATAACAACCTTTGTTTTTAAAGACATATTTGAAATTTCTTTATTATTAACTTTTTTGAATTGTATTTCTCTTTGTTGAACTTTAAAAGTTTTATTTTTTCCATTAGAAACATAGGCCATTTTAGCCGGAACTTGAGTTGATAGACCTAATATATTTAAACAAGCAATACCAAAGGGAGCAATTTCTCAATTATATTTTCTTGCAATAGAAAATGCTAGTTCATTAACTGTAAACATTTCATATTCTTGGATAAGTTCGCTAAAGGAAGGATTGTAGTAAAAGCCATTCATAATTCTTTTAATTTTGTCTTCTTCTACTAATTTGTTTAAAGTTCTTCTAACAGTTTCATTAGAAGCTATATCTAAAAAATCTTGACTAATAAAAACTTTGCCAGGTCTAAAATCATCTATCCTATTTTGTATTTGTGATATATAAGACATAAAATATTATTCCCTCCTTTCCCAAAAATTATATCATATTTGGGATAAATTAAACAAAACAAAAAGACTAGCACTATAGCTAGTCTTTAAAATAAAATATTATTTTTTAATTATGATCAATCATTGATTCTAATTCCATATCTTCTGGAATTTGAATGTTCATTAAATCTAAAATAGTTGGAGCTATCTTAGCTATTGCTGGATCGTTTTGTTTTAATTTAATGTTTTTATCAGTAATTATAATTGGAACTAGTGAAGTTGTATGTTTTTTATTTACTTGACCGTCTTTATCTATCATAATTTCAGCATTTCCATGATCTGCTGTAATTACCATAATACCGTTATGTTTTAAAACAAATTCATCATGAATACGTTTTAATTGATTATCTAGAGTTTTACATGCAATTTCAGTTGCTTTATTATTTCCAGTATGACCAACCATATCACAATTTGCAAAGTTTAAAACAATTAAATCAAATTCATCTTTTTTAACTTCTTCTAAAAGTTTATCTGTAATTTCAACAGCTGACATTTCTGGTTTTAAATCATAAGTTGCAACTTTAGCTGAAGGTATTAAATCAATGTATGCATTTTTTAAAGTAATCTCATCATTTGTTGCTAAACCGTTTTTAAAATAGTCATTTCCTCCATCAAAAAAGAAAGTTACGTGAGCTATTTTTTCAGTTTCAGCTATTCTTAATTGTTTTAAACCTAATTTAGATAAATACTGACCTAAAGTGTTTTCTAGTGGTTTTGGAGGATAAGCAATATATGGTGAAGTAACACTATCTGAATATTTCATCATAGAAACAAATCTAATTTTATCTCCAATAAATTCAGTATCACTAAATGCTTTATCAGATCAAGCTATATAGTTTTTATTAGTTAAAATTGAAGAAATTTGAATTGCTCTATCAGGACGGAAATTAGTCATAATAATTGCATCATTTGCTTTTAAATTACCATTTAAATCATTTTTATTAAATGCTGGAATAATCATTTCATCATCACGATCATTATCATATTCATGTTTAATATAATCTAAAATATCATCAAATGAATTTACATCTTTTCTAGTAACTAAAGCATTAAAAGCAATACGTGAACGATCAAATCTCTTATCACGATCCATTGCATAATATCTTCCACTAATTGATGAAATTACTCCAATATTATTATTTTGCTTAATTATATCTAATAGATCTTTTATAAAATCATAAGCTAATTTAGGTTTAGTATCTCTTCCATCAGTTATTAAATCAAATTTAATATTTACTAACCCATAATTAATAGCAGCTTTATAAATAGCTATCATATGATCAAAATGAGAATGCACTCCACCATTTGAAAATAACCCTATTAAATGTAAAGCACTATTATTATTTTTAACATATTCAAAAGTATCTATAATTTCTTTGTTTTTTGCAATATTATTAGTTTTAGTTTCGTGATTTAGTTTTGCTAAAGATTCTAAATTAATTCTTCCTGCTCCTAAATGAATATGTCCAACTTCTGAGTTACCCATTTGATTATCTGGTAAACCTACTCATTTTCCTGAAGCATGAGCTTTGACTCAAGGATAAGTTTGTTTTAATTGTTTTACAAATGACATATCTGCATTATCAACAGCATTTCCTTTATCTGGTTCACTTATACCTCAACCATCTAGAATTGCTAGTAAAATCGGTCTTTGTACTTTCATTTTTATTCTCCTAGTATGTAGTGTTTAATAAATTCTTCAACTGCACCTTGTTCTGCTGTTTTATCAATATAAATGTTTGCTATTTTTTTAATTTCATCAACTGAGTTTTTAATAGCTACTTTATATCCTACGTGATTTATCATTTCTCAATCATTCATTCCATCACCAATTGCAGCAATGTTTTTTAAATCAATATTAAAATAGTTTGAAAATCACTCAACAGCAAGTTTTTTATTAACGTGTTTTTTATTAATTTCAGCTAGTTTTTGATCGTTTGTAGCTACATTGAATTCTAATTTATTTATTAAAATATCATAAAACTCTTTATTTGCATCAAAACCTAAAAGTTTGAAGAATTTAAAATCAAAATTATCTTTTACATCTTTATATTCAAGAATTTGACCATCAAAAAAAGCTGTTTCAAAATGATAATCATTTGGGTTATTAGTTCATTTATTAGTAATTACAGTTTTAAGATCATCAACATATCCTCAAATCTTAATATCACTATTTTTATATTCATCACTAGTTACTAAATCAAATACTTTTTTAGCTTGTTCTGATTCAATAACATTTGATAATAAAATTTGATTTTGGCTTAGATCATAAATACAAGCAGCATTATATCCTGCAATTAATTGATGTTCAACTAATAAACCATGATCTTTTAAACTATTTAGTTTTGCTAATACAGGTCTACCTGTTACAAAAACTACTTTAATTCCTTTTTGTATAACTTTTTTTAAAGGTTCAATATTTTGTTTAATAATAGGACCCATTTTATGATAACTAGTCCCATCCATATCTAGTATTAATAATTTAACATCTATTTTATTCATTATAGTTAACTAGACCTAAATAATCATTAGCTAATAAAGAAGCTCCTCCAACTAAAGCTCCATCGATATTTGGCATTTTTAAATATTCTTGAATGTTTGATGGTTTAACACTTCCACCATACTGAATAACTATTTGATCAGCTGTATTTTGATCATAAATATTTGCTAAATTCATTCTAATTTGTTTACATACTTCTTCAGCATCTAAACTTGTTGCAGTTTTTCCAGTTCCAATTGCTCAAATTGGTTCATAAGCAATAATTGCTTTAATTGCATCTTCTTTTTTAATATCTTTAAATGCTATATTAATTTGATTATTAACAAATTCAATTGTTTTATTTTCTTCTTTAGTTAATAAACTTTCACCACAACAAATAATTGGAGTTATATTATTTTCTAATAATGCTTTAGCTTTTTTATTAATATCTAAATCAGTTTCTTTAAACATTTCTCTTCTTTCAGAATGCCCAATAATTACATATTCAACTCCAATTTCTTTTAACATTGGAATTGAAATTTCTCCAGTATAAGCACCTTTAGGTTCAAAATGAACGTTTTGAGCAGCTATTTTAATGTTTTTTGCTAACTTAATTCCAGTTTGTAACATTACATAAGGAACAGCTAGTCCTGCAATAATATTTGAATTATTTATTTTACTATCAACTTGGTATAAAAAATCTTCTAAACTTTTATTAGTCCCATTCATTTTTCAATTACCAAAAATTACTTTCTTTTTCATATTTATATACCTTTCAGATTAAATGCCTATATAATTATATATTTTTAAAAAGTTAATAAATATAAATAATATTAATAAGATATTAAAAAAAGCTAACTTAGTTAGCTTTTTTCTTAGTTAATTTGCTAGCTGCATTTTTATCAATAATTATTGTTACATCATTATGATTTTGTAATATTGAACAAGGTCAATTTGGTGTAATTTTATCTTCTATTAAATGAAAAATAGCATCAGCTTTATTAATTCCAGTTGCTAGTAATAAAATTTTTCTAGCATTCATTATTGATTTTAAACCCATAGAAATTGCTTTAGTTGGAACAAGTTCTATTGAATCAAAAAAACGAGAATTTGCTTTAATAGTTGATTGTGTTAGATCAACAATTTGAGTTAATGAATCAAAACTAGTATTTGGTTCATTAAACCCAATGTGACCATTAATTCCAAGTCCTAAAAGTTGTAAATCAATTCCATTAAATTTTTTAATTAGTTCATCATATTGTTGAGGATTATTATAAAAACTAGCATTAGGTATATAACAATTATTTTTATTTATATCAATAAAATTAAACAATTGATGATCCATAAAATAGTGATAAGATTGATCGTTATTTGGATCTATATCTTTATATTCATCTAAGTTAAAAGCAGTGATATTTTTAAAACTAATTTCTTTATCTTGATACATTTTAATTAGTTGTTGATATGTTTTTATTGGTGTTGATCCAGTAGCTAAACCCAATACACTATTAGGTTTATTTTTAATTTGATCACTAATAATTTTTGCACTAGTTATTGCAACTTGATCTTCATTTTCTAAAATTATTACTTTCATAATTACTACTCCAAAAGCTTAAAATATAAAGTAATTATATACTTAATAAAATTTAGATATAAAAAAAGTAGTCTTGCGACTACTGGATTTTTTTACTTTCAAGTGGTGGTCGTGGACGGAATTGAACCGCCGACACGCAGAGCTTCAGTCTGCTGCTCTACCGACTGAGCTACACGACCATAAAATGGCGACCCCAACGGGACTCGAACCCGTGATCTCCTCCGTGACAGGGAGGCGCGATAACCAACTTCGCTATGGGGCCATTGGTTGCGGGGGCAGGACTCGAACCTGCGGCCTCCGGGTTATGAGCCCGGCGAGCTACCAACTGCTCTACCCCGCGTTTGTTTTTAAATTCTTAATAAATGGCGGAAGATGAGGGATTCGAACCCCCGCTCGGGTTTCCCCGACTCTCGGTTTTCAAGACCGATCCCTTCAG encodes:
- a CDS encoding nucleotidyl transferase AbiEii/AbiGii toxin family protein, which gives rise to MNKFYVKTDSELRILITNAATKMKLSEEVVEKDYWISFLLDYIFNQNRWSNSFTFKGGTSLSKCFNLIKRFSEDIDLILDWRLFGYQDDEPYIQRSKSGQNKFNLEMNEKVTTFLKDEFVKVLNEDLKEFNLEFWIDPNDPNSVLCKYPLLFEPNYLFNKIKLEIGCLGKWTPAEHVKIKPLISQVYPDVFKEYSTIRTINPERTFWEKALILHSVCNKPDEN
- the deoC gene encoding deoxyribose-phosphate aldolase; translated protein: MEIKLNKYIDHTLLKPDATKQEIINLCNQAIEYDFMSVCINPCWTSFCKDLLKSSDVKITNVIGFPLGANKTETKVFETKQAILDGADEIDMVINISALKNKDYQLVLDDMIQVKKQAKDHVVKAIIETCLLTKDEIIKACELVVKANIDFVKTSTGFSKSGANIDDVKLMFEVVKNKAKVKASGGIRTYSDAINMINAGASRLGTSGSVEIMLKQENKNNY
- the nagB gene encoding glucosamine-6-phosphate deaminase, producing MKVIILENEDQVAITSAKIISDQIKNKPNSVLGLATGSTPIKTYQQLIKMYQDKEISFKNITAFNLDEYKDIDPNNDQSYHYFMDHQLFNFIDINKNNCYIPNASFYNNPQQYDELIKKFNGIDLQLLGLGINGHIGFNEPNTSFDSLTQIVDLTQSTIKANSRFFDSIELVPTKAISMGLKSIMNARKILLLATGINKADAIFHLIEDKITPNWPCSILQNHNDVTIIIDKNAASKLTKKKAN
- a CDS encoding DUF6088 family protein, with amino-acid sequence MSYISQIQNRIDDFRPGKVFISQDFLDIASNETVRRTLNKLVEEDKIKRIMNGFYYNPSFSELIQEYEMFTVNELAFSIARKYNWEIAPFGIACLNILGLSTQVPAKMAYVSNGKNKTFKVQQREIQFKKVNNKEISNMSLKTKVVIQAIKEIGKDKLTKKDISIIRDNLSSNEKQNLLNESKRTTVWIYDYIKQICEG
- the gpmI gene encoding 2,3-bisphosphoglycerate-independent phosphoglycerate mutase, which encodes MKVQRPILLAILDGWGISEPDKGNAVDNADMSFVKQLKQTYPWVKAHASGKWVGLPDNQMGNSEVGHIHLGAGRINLESLAKLNHETKTNNIAKNKEIIDTFEYVKNNNSALHLIGLFSNGGVHSHFDHMIAIYKAAINYGLVNIKFDLITDGRDTKPKLAYDFIKDLLDIIKQNNNIGVISSISGRYYAMDRDKRFDRSRIAFNALVTRKDVNSFDDILDYIKHEYDNDRDDEMIIPAFNKNDLNGNLKANDAIIMTNFRPDRAIQISSILTNKNYIAWSDKAFSDTEFIGDKIRFVSMMKYSDSVTSPYIAYPPKPLENTLGQYLSKLGLKQLRIAETEKIAHVTFFFDGGNDYFKNGLATNDEITLKNAYIDLIPSAKVATYDLKPEMSAVEITDKLLEEVKKDEFDLIVLNFANCDMVGHTGNNKATEIACKTLDNQLKRIHDEFVLKHNGIMVITADHGNAEIMIDKDGQVNKKHTTSLVPIIITDKNIKLKQNDPAIAKIAPTILDLMNIQIPEDMELESMIDHN
- a CDS encoding HAD-IIB family hydrolase, with translation MNKIDVKLLILDMDGTSYHKMGPIIKQNIEPLKKVIQKGIKVVFVTGRPVLAKLNSLKDHGLLVEHQLIAGYNAACIYDLSQNQILLSNVIESEQAKKVFDLVTSDEYKNSDIKIWGYVDDLKTVITNKWTNNPNDYHFETAFFDGQILEYKDVKDNFDFKFFKLLGFDANKEFYDILINKLEFNVATNDQKLAEINKKHVNKKLAVEWFSNYFNIDLKNIAAIGDGMNDWEMINHVGYKVAIKNSVDEIKKIANIYIDKTAEQGAVEEFIKHYILGE
- the tpiA gene encoding triose-phosphate isomerase is translated as MKKKVIFGNWKMNGTNKSLEDFLYQVDSKINNSNIIAGLAVPYVMLQTGIKLAKNIKIAAQNVHFEPKGAYTGEISIPMLKEIGVEYVIIGHSERREMFKETDLDINKKAKALLENNITPIICCGESLLTKEENKTIEFVNNQINIAFKDIKKEDAIKAIIAYEPIWAIGTGKTATSLDAEEVCKQIRMNLANIYDQNTADQIVIQYGGSVKPSNIQEYLKMPNIDGALVGGASLLANDYLGLVNYNE